The following DNA comes from Pseudomonas triticicola.
GCGCTGACGCGGTCCTTGAACACAAGGCGCGCCAGCAGCGTGCTGAATAGCGGGCTCGATTGCGCCAGCACGCTGGAAGCCCCGGCACTGATGCCTTGCTGGCCGATGTTCAAGGCGACGTGATGCAGGCTGACGGCGAAGAAGCCCAAGGCAAACAGTAACGGCACATCGCGCCACTGCGGCAGGCGAATGCCTTTGAAAATTGCGATCAGCGCCATCAACAGCGACGCCAGCAAAAAACGCAGCAAGGCCAGATGTCCGGGCTCATACCCTTGCAAGCCGATGTGAATGCCGGTGGGCGAATAGGACCAGCAGCCGATGACAAACGCCATGGCCAGGATAATTTTGCAGGTAGAAGTGGAAGTCATGATCGAGGCACCAGGGCAGTGGATGCGCCGAGTATCCGGGCGCCCGAACATTCGCCACAACTGACTTATACTGCGCTGACTGTTCACTCAGAGTGATGATTATGGAGCTGGCGCAAATCCGCATGTTCAAGACCGTGGTCGAGGCCGGCAGCATTGCCCGGGCCGCCGAAAAGCTATTCTGCGTGCCGTCGAATATCACTGCGCGGATCAAAGCGCTGGAGGCCGAGTTGGGCGTGGCGCTGTTCTTGCGCGAGGGGCGCGGACTGCGCATCAGCCCGGCGGGGCAGACCTTTCTGGTTTATGCGGAAAAGATTCTGGCGCTGACCGTCGAAGCCAAACGCGCGCTCGACCCGGCCGCCGAGCCGTCCGGACCGCTGCGCATCGGCGCCATCGAGTCCTCGGCGACCGGGCGCTTGCCACGGCTGCTGGCGAAATTCCACAAGCGCTACCCGCAAGTGGCACTGGAACTGACCACCGGCACCTGGAGCCAGCTGCTCGACGACACCGTCAACCATCGCCTCGATGGCGCAATTGTGGCGGTGGATGTCGAACGTGCTCAGCTCAAACGCACGCCGATGTATCGAGAGGAATTGTTACTGATCGCCTCGACTTCATTCGGCCCGGTGCGCGACATCGGCGATCTGCAAGACAAAACCCTGTTCATGTGGCCACCGGGTTGCCCATACCGCGCGGCACTTGAGCATTGGTTGCTGCGCCGAGGGCAGGCGCTGCCGATTGTCAGTCTGGCCAGTTACGGAGCGATCGTCGGCTGCGTCAGTGCCGGCGCCGGAGTGGCGTTGGTGCCCAAGGGTGTGTTCGAGCAGTACGCCAAAGGCGCGGGCTGCGTGGGTCATGAATTTGCCGAACTGACGGCGATCGAGAATTTGTTCTACTGGCATGAAAACGCCGGGGTGCACCCCGCGCGGGAGGCATTTGTGGCGATGTTGCGCGAGGAGTTCGCCCAATAGAAAAGCGGCCCTCACCCCAGCCCTCTCCCGGAGGGAGAGGGGGCCAACCGAGGTGTCTTGCGCCAGACATCGACCTGAAAGTCCGAGCCGATTATGGATTCACGAGCACAACCAGCGCTGTGTAGTTTGCGGATTCAGCGGTCCCCGTTCCGGTCAGCGTACCTCTGAAATAACCCCCGATCAGTCCCCTCTCCCTCTGGGAGAGGGCTAGGGGGGGACTCAGGTCCTCGGCAAATCCCGCATCAACAACCCAAAGCGCAAATCCACCGCATCCGGAATCGGCACGTACACCGTATGCCCGTCTCCCGGCGCCACTTCGATCGCTTTGCCGCTGACACTCTGCAATTCATGCAGATCAAAATGGAAATTGCCCTTGGGCGTCATCAGTTCCAGATGATCGCCCACGGCAAAGCGATTCTTCACTTTCACCTCGGCCAGGCGATCCCGGCGCTCGCCGGTCAGCTCGCCAACGAACTGCTGCCGCTCCGACACCGAACTGCCGTGCTGATAGTTCTGATATTCGTCGTGCACATGGCGGCGCAGAAAACCTTCGGTGTAGCCGCGCTGGGCCAGCGACTCGAGATCCAGCATCAGGCTGCGATCGAACTCGCGTCCGGTCACGGCATCATCGATCGCCCGGCGATATACCTGGGTGGTGCGCGCGCAGTAGAAATGCGATTTGGTCCGGCCTTCGATCTTCAATGAATGCACGCCCATGCGCGTCAGCCGCTCGACATGCTGCACGGCGCGCAGGTCCTTGGCGTTCATGATGTAGGTGCCGTGTTCGTCTTCGAAAGCCGGCATCAATTCATCGGGACGATTGGCTTCCTGCAACAGAAAGACCTGATCGGTCGGTGCGCCGAGACCTAGGGTCGGCTCGGGTTGAAAGGTCTGGACGATCTCGCCGAGCTGGTTTTCCGTGGCTTGTAGCGCCGTGTACTTCCAGCGGCAGGCGTTGGTGCAGGTGCCCTGATTGGCATCGCGTTTGTTCATGTAACCGGAAAGCAGGCAGCGCCCGGAATAGGCCATGCACAGCGCGCCGTGCACGAACACCTCCAGCTCCATGTCCGGTACCTGCTCGCGGATTTCACCGATTTCTTCGAGGGACAGTTCGCGCGACAGAATGATCCGGCCCAGCCCCTGTTGCTGCCAGAACTCGACGCTCGCCCAATTCACCGTGTTGGCCTGCACCGAAAGATGAATCGGCATCAGCGGAAAATGCCGGCGCACCAGCATGATCAGGCCCGGGTCGGACATGATCAGCGCATCCGGTGCCATCTCGATCACCGGCGCCAGATCCTTGAGAAACGTCTTCAGCTTGGCGTTGTGCGGGGCGATGTTGACCACCACATAGAAGCGCTTGCCCTGCGCCTGCGCCTCACGGATGCCCAGCGCCAGGTTGGCATGATCGAACTCGTTGTTGCGCACCCGCAGGCTGTAGCGCGGCTGGCCGGCGTAGACCGCATCAGCGCCGTAAGCGAAGGCGTAACGCATGTTTTTCAGGGTGCCGGCGGGGGCGAGAAGCTCGGGGGCGATGAGAGTCTGCATTTGGGTGTCGGTCGCAAAAGCCGCGCAGGGTAGGGCAGCTGCCGCGAGGGTTTATTGATCTGGATCTATGCTCCATGAATAAACATGGCACTCGCGCGCTCGGCGGCTGACTAAGTGGGGCGGGCGTGCGTGACGTCTGACTGACATGGACCGGATATGAACGAAAAGAGTCTGCAATTCAAATCCCTGACGGTGCTGCTGGTGCTGGTCACGGTGGCCTTTATCTGGATTCTGCTGCCGTTTTACGGCGCGGTGTTCTGGGCTGTCATCCTCGGCATTCTGTTTGCGCCGGTACAGCGCAGGTTGCAGCAGAAGTTCGGCTGGCAACGCAACGTGACGTCGCTGTGCACCTTGAGCCTGTGCCTGGTGATCGCGATTCTGCCGGTGATCATCGTCAGCATCCTGCTCGTGCAGGAAGGGGCCACGGTCTACAAGAATATTGAAAGCGGCGAGCTGGACATCGCTGCCTATTTGGCGCAGTTCAAGCACAGCCTGCCGCCGTACTTTCAGCACTTGCTCGACCGCTTCGGCATGGGCGAACTCGACAGCTTGCGCGAGAAGATCGTCAAAGCGGCGATGCAGGGCAGCCAGGCGCTGGCGACTCAGGCGTTCAGTTTCGGCCAGGGCACATTCGAATTCGTGGTGAGCTTTTTCATCATGCTGTATCTGCTGTTTTTCTTCCTGCGTGACGGCCCCGAGCTGGCGCGCAAGATGCGCACTGCCGTGCCGCTGGAAGAAAACCACAAGCGCCGCCTGCAACTGAAGTTCAACCGCGTGGTGCGCGCGACAGTCAAAGGCAACGTGGTGGTGGCCGTGACCCAAGGTGCGCTGGGCGGGCTGATTTTCTGGTTTCTCGATATTCCCAGCGCGCTGCTTTGGGCGGTGCTGATGGCGTTTCTGTCGCTGTTGCCAGCAGTAGGCGCGGGGATTGTCTGGGCGCCGGTGGCGGCGTACTTCCTGCTTAGCGGCATGATCTGGCAGGGCGTGGTGCTGGGCTTGTTCGGCGTATTCGTGATCGGCCTGGTCGACAACGTGCTGCGCCCGATCCTGGTCGGCAAAGATACCAAGATGCCTGATTACCTGATTCTGGTTTCCACCCTCGGCGGCCTCGCGGTCTTCGGCCTCAACGGCTTTGTGATCG
Coding sequences within:
- a CDS encoding AI-2E family transporter produces the protein MNEKSLQFKSLTVLLVLVTVAFIWILLPFYGAVFWAVILGILFAPVQRRLQQKFGWQRNVTSLCTLSLCLVIAILPVIIVSILLVQEGATVYKNIESGELDIAAYLAQFKHSLPPYFQHLLDRFGMGELDSLREKIVKAAMQGSQALATQAFSFGQGTFEFVVSFFIMLYLLFFFLRDGPELARKMRTAVPLEENHKRRLQLKFNRVVRATVKGNVVVAVTQGALGGLIFWFLDIPSALLWAVLMAFLSLLPAVGAGIVWAPVAAYFLLSGMIWQGVVLGLFGVFVIGLVDNVLRPILVGKDTKMPDYLILVSTLGGLAVFGLNGFVIGPLIAALFLSSWALFVETKPKVQLP
- the trhP gene encoding prephenate-dependent tRNA uridine(34) hydroxylase TrhP, which produces MQTLIAPELLAPAGTLKNMRYAFAYGADAVYAGQPRYSLRVRNNEFDHANLALGIREAQAQGKRFYVVVNIAPHNAKLKTFLKDLAPVIEMAPDALIMSDPGLIMLVRRHFPLMPIHLSVQANTVNWASVEFWQQQGLGRIILSRELSLEEIGEIREQVPDMELEVFVHGALCMAYSGRCLLSGYMNKRDANQGTCTNACRWKYTALQATENQLGEIVQTFQPEPTLGLGAPTDQVFLLQEANRPDELMPAFEDEHGTYIMNAKDLRAVQHVERLTRMGVHSLKIEGRTKSHFYCARTTQVYRRAIDDAVTGREFDRSLMLDLESLAQRGYTEGFLRRHVHDEYQNYQHGSSVSERQQFVGELTGERRDRLAEVKVKNRFAVGDHLELMTPKGNFHFDLHELQSVSGKAIEVAPGDGHTVYVPIPDAVDLRFGLLMRDLPRT
- a CDS encoding LysR family transcriptional regulator; translated protein: MELAQIRMFKTVVEAGSIARAAEKLFCVPSNITARIKALEAELGVALFLREGRGLRISPAGQTFLVYAEKILALTVEAKRALDPAAEPSGPLRIGAIESSATGRLPRLLAKFHKRYPQVALELTTGTWSQLLDDTVNHRLDGAIVAVDVERAQLKRTPMYREELLLIASTSFGPVRDIGDLQDKTLFMWPPGCPYRAALEHWLLRRGQALPIVSLASYGAIVGCVSAGAGVALVPKGVFEQYAKGAGCVGHEFAELTAIENLFYWHENAGVHPAREAFVAMLREEFAQ